The nucleotide sequence TCGGCGCGGTGACATCGCCGATCGCGCGCGCTCGGTATTTCCCACGCTTCTTCTTCCATGAAGCGGCCACGTTCAGCCGCGCGCATGCAGGTGTGGGGTTGCCGGATCTGTCGCGCGAAGTGAATTTCGCTCGACGCTCTATTTGCTCCCTTTCGTGACGGTCTTCCTGGCCTCGACAGCAAGGGGAACAAAGCAGTAGCTCCGGCCGCCCAACGATCCGTGATAGGGAGATTGGCGGCTGTGGCGGAATAATCGAAATTGCACGGATGTGTTCGGCACCGCCAGCGTCAACGACGTCTCGTCGGCGGCGATGATGTCGACTTCGAGCGCCTCTCCAGGGCGGTCTATGTCAGTGAGAGTTATTCGTCTTTCCACGACAATGCTCCCAGGTAGAATCCTTGAAATGTGATCAACGTCAACCGCGCTGCTGGTCAGGAATCCTCGGCTCTTAACGGAGGGCAGGCGCAACGCGCACGGCGTAGCCGGCGCACCGAGAACGCGATCGACTAATTATCGGTGCGCCGCATTCTCACGTTCTCCAACGCCTCTCGTATCATTTCGTCGACCGCAAAGCGGACATTGCTCTCGAGCGAGTCGAGTCAATCTCTGTCGATCAGATAGAGAGCATCGTCGACATGCGATTCCAGGAAATCGCGGGAGATGATCGGCTGGTCGAAACCCGCGCCTCTCGATCTCGCTCTGATGCTCGCCAGCGCAGCATCACGCAGCGCGCGAGCGAACTGCTCGCGCGTGCTCGACAAAATCATCGCCAAAGAGACGGCGTGACCCAGATGCTTCTCACGCATATTCGGACTCTCGGTCGTTTACGGACTCTCCCCCTCCGTCGCGCCGGCGCTTCCCTTCCTCGAACCGGACGCTACCATTTGCAGAGTATACTCCGTAGATAAATACTCTTCAAGCTGGCTGGTTCTCGTCATGGAAATGCGAGAGACGCTGGCGCGCAATCTGAGGAAATATCGACGGGCGCAACGCCTGTCGCAGGAGGAGCTCGGCCATCGAGCCGAGCTCGACCGCACCTATATCAGCTCGATCGAACGCTGCGTCTATTCGGCGACGGTCGATGTCGTCGGCCGCCTCGCCGACGCTCTCGGAATTCCGGCGCTCGAGCTTCTGAGGCCCGCGAGCGAAACTGCGGAGGCGAAATCGTCATCCGCGGCATCGGCTGAAGTCGCCGGCACGAAGGGGCAGCCCATGAAAGGCGCAAAGCCGGCTCGCAAAAGTGTGGGGCCGGCGCAAACACGGCACATTCGAAAGAAGCCGAGTCCATAGCCGAGTGACCATGGACCCGAGCACGAGCATCACATTGGCGAGATAGTCGCTTCCGGCGACGCCAGCCGGGCGATGTCTGCGAGCGCCGAGCGCAGTTGCGGCCAGGGAAACTCCGCATCTGTCGGACTCGGCTCGCCGAGCTGAATGACGATGGCGAGCTTGGCTGCGACGCCCGGCAGGCTGGCGGCTTTCGTCTTCGGGACCGACGCCACAAAATCGCGCTCCTTGCCGAGAGCAGCTCGAAGTTCGGCGTCGACGGCGCCAAAGCCGAGCGTCGCCGCCGCCTCGTCCCATCGCTTTTGCTGCTCGTCGAACGCCGCGATCAGCGCTTCTTTCTCGATGCCCGGCTCATTGGCGACCAGTTCCTCGATCTCGTCGACAGATTGAGCGATTTTCGGCTCCTCCTCGCCGGAAATGCGGATCGTGACCTCGGGGATGCCGACCGAGTGAATGAGCTTCTTCTCGATGCGCTGCCACTGTCGCGTCAGCGCGACGACCAGAGTGTGATTGGCTTGCCAGTTCCGCCAGAGCTGCAGCGCGGGGTCGGATGGCGTCCCTTCTGTCCTCTTCCCGGACGGCAGGGTTCCGGTTCCTCGCAAAATGGCGCGCCAGCTAACGGCGGTCGGAGTCGTGCTATCTTCAGA is from Methylosinus trichosporium OB3b and encodes:
- a CDS encoding helix-turn-helix transcriptional regulator; the encoded protein is MRETLARNLRKYRRAQRLSQEELGHRAELDRTYISSIERCVYSATVDVVGRLADALGIPALELLRPASETAEAKSSSAASAEVAGTKGQPMKGAKPARKSVGPAQTRHIRKKPSP